ATTCTGATGTGTCCTCAAGGTCCTGCAGGCTTACAGTACCCAATTTCATTTTATTATGAAATATCTGCTCTGTCCTAAAGCCTAATTGCAGATTACACAATTCTGTCCAATGGCGCACCTAGGAGTCCTTTCCCTGTACTAGTGTACTGATAACTTTGCATTTCACTCTGCAATTTCTGAACTTCCAATGAAATCATAGCTGTGAACTGTGAAGGGTACTGTTTTTTTATGGGGTAAAGTGTACTGTGTTAGTTGATACCATTGATCCTTCTGGTTGCGGTATTCAGAGTGAGCTGTTTCTGATGCAGTATTCAGAGTGGTGTAGTTTCTGATTGCAATATTCAGAGTGAGGGTAGTTGCTGACTGCTATGTTCAGTCAGATAGTTGTTGAAATCACAACGTACTGCTACAATTGCTAAACCTGCATACTACTTTCCCATGCCTTGTGGGTATTCCATCCCATTTGTTGATAAATATGCATTTCAGACTCTGCATTTCAGCGAACACGCGATGCTAATCTTGATTGGGCTGAacccagatttacctcaactaTGCATATGGTTTCCACTAGCTGAACAGTTGTGTGATCGTTTTAATTGATGGACGTGCTGAGTTAAGTTGTTGGTTGCAATATTGAGAGTGATCGAGATGGTTATGCTTCAATTGCTGAACCTGCGTACTTCCAGGTCCTTTGTGGCATCCATCAGTTTTAGTATGttccctttttcaaaaaaagaaaaaaagttttCCTATGTTCAACGATGGCACTGCATAGCGGTTGTCGTATATTTCATCTTATCGTGAATGAATTAGTAATGGGCAATCTAGTTTGAAAATGTGTGTGTTATAGTGCGTGCTCCAGTGTTTCCATAACAGTTGAGCCTAGGCGCCTAGCATGGAAATGGATTTGAACTGAAACTGAAGTACAGTGTCATCATACTTTTCTGACGGGGATCGTTGATGTTGTTATGGTATCATGGTGCTGTTCGTTGGTTTTATTCACTGATATGTTGTATAACTAGGAATATCACCCTGTTCTTGTTGCTACCAGTTTTGAGTGCTTTCTACTTGTCCATTGGATTCCATGAACCTTGAATGCAGAATTAGGGGACGTCGCGGCCTCTGCTTCCGGGGGATTGTCCACCTCGACCTGCTTGAGGGCCCGCTTGGGCGTGACGGCCGCTCACCACCTCCAAAAGACTACAAGTGGCACTACGGCATCATCGACGGCGAGAGGACCCCAAGAAGCCGCCATGACCCTCGGCCAGTCGACCGATACGACGGCCGAAGAagagaggacgacgacgacgatcttGACCGGCGGGGGCGTGCAGCCACAAGGACGACAGTTGGAGCTCCCGCCTCTTCCGGAGCCTTTCACGCACGCCACGGGAGCGTGAACGTGAGCGTTCGGAGTCCCACCGCGGCCACAGAGACAGAGGCTCCACTTCTGGCAGGCGGCATGCAGGGTTTCCGATTTCgttttgcaaaaattttcgCCCAGGTCCGAAATGACCGAAATTTTCAGACGAAATTTCGTTTCTGCCGGTCAAACAGTCACGTTCAAATTTGAACAAATTTTGGCTGAAATCacagaaattttttgaaaatttcagccGAAATTCCGGGCGAAATTTCATCGGACCGGCCGTGCGGTGGGAGCTGTCGGCGGGACCATCCGCAACGTCTCCATCGCTGCCGCCCAGGTGTAGCGCATCCTGCCGAGGTCGTCCCACGACAGGGCCTCCCCTGGCTTCTTGCTCCGCGCGATTTCTTGTTGCTCTGCTCCTCGATCCATCAGATATCCATGGTTGGAGTTGGAATGAATCCATCAGCACGAGTGCTTGCTTGGGCAAAACTGGATTGAAATTCGTAAATGCAAAGTGGAAATTAAATTACCCTCGAGAACTTTGGCGTAGGCGTCCTTGTTCGCGTCGAGGTGCCGGAGGAGGAAGGTGAtgagggcggcggtggtgtcgtGCGCGGCGACCATGAGGAACATGACGTTGTCCGTGATCTCCTCGTCGGGGAGGCCCCTGGAGAGCATGTGGGTGACGATGTCGTCGGCCGGCGAGCTCTCCCCGCGCTCCAGCTTGGCCCTCCTCTCCTCGATGACCCCGCGacggcgcgccgcccgcgccggctgGCGGCGAGGCACCGTCTGAACCTGGTGAATGGCAGGTCCAGCGGGACCGCCCAAATGCCCTGCACCAGCTGCTGGAACTCCACCGACAGCTCCCGCCTGGCCGCCGGACGCCAAGCCAGGCGGGTACCTCGCCGGAGGGCCGGTTGCCAGACGCGGCGAGGTAGACCAGCGAGCCGAGCTGTGCGATGGAGTGCGCGATGGAGTCGGGGAGGCGGCCCTCGAACGCGTTGGATGCCGCGCTCGTCGCTCGagagccgcggtcgccgccgccgccgccgccgccgaagtgAACCGGGAGTGGAAAAAATGAAACCCTACGCTGCTGTATCGAGATTTAGGGGAACTAGGATTACCAATAGGATGGCTTAGGTTGCTGTACCGATAGGAACCGGATCCAATTTAAACGGGCCTAAATATATAAAAACGAATGTTCCGATAGGAACACTGGCGGCATGCTGGTGGTCATGCTGTTCACCAGAACAACCACTTTGAGGTAACCGGCCAGATAGACTACAACTCTTCCGGACATGATGTCCACGTTGTAACTGGGGATCAAGACAAGAACTCCGCGCCCGACGGACAGCGACACAGGCTCGAGGGCACCGTGGCTGGCCGACAATCGCCATAGGGAGAGGAGCTCTCGGTGTGCGGGCGCAGTCGGGAACGTCGCCAACACCGCCACTCCAGTCGGCGCACACGCTCGGAGCCACGCATGCATCGGCAGCCAAAGGAACCATCTCTGGAAGACAGGCAGCGCTGCAAGTCGGCTGCTGCATTGGATGGGCAAGATGACGACCACCAtctatcccctcggccacctaAGGTATGCTCTGATGGGCACACTGCTCCTCTGCTGCTGGATGTACCCCAGGACAGCCCTCAGCATGCTACGGAACCAACCGTTGAGGATCAGGCAACAAATCATGCCTTGGAAGGGATTGCAGCAAGCTCAGATCCAGCACTTGGAGAACCAATGGAAACCCCACAGCAGCCGACATTGGTGCCAGCTGCATCTACAACTGTAATGTAGGAGTCTGAATTGTCTGAATTTGTATCTTCTCAGCTGCACGGAGGAACTGCTACAGATGGAGCGGACACGTCTCCAGCGACATCCATCTTCATCGACAACATCACGCAACAGCTCGAGCAACCCCTGCTTCCGCCCCGCCAGCAACCCAACCGCCAGGCAGCACCACGCAGGTCCAAGAAAAGCCCGGTGTTCCGACAAGGAAAAGTGCACGATTGGCTGCAATTGCCTGGCCCTGCGGTGACCCCATGAACCGTGCCCGCCAGGTTCTCATGAAGAAGCTGGGCGTCATGCAGGAGGAGCAGTCCCAAGAGGCAACTTTGCAGCGCCTACATCAGCTTGTTTCGGAGTCCCTTGACAGACCTGGTGATCAAGGCCATCGACGCGCTCTG
This genomic interval from Panicum virgatum strain AP13 chromosome 8K, P.virgatum_v5, whole genome shotgun sequence contains the following:
- the LOC120646189 gene encoding beta-amyrin 28-monooxygenase-like, which translates into the protein MLSRGLPDEEITDNVMFLMVAAHDTTAALITFLLRHLDANKDAYAKVLEEQQEIARSKKPGEALSWDDLGRMRYTWAAAMETLRMVPPTAPTARPVR